The genomic region CCGCGGAGGAGGAGAACACGATGCTGTCGACGCCGGCGCGCTGCATCTCCTCGAGCAGGACGGCCGTGGCCGTCACGTTCTGCTCGTAGGTGTGCAGGGGGCGCTGGACGGAGACGCCGGCGTACTTGTAGCCGGCGACGTGCACGACGCCGCGGATGTCGCCCGAGCCGAGGACGCGGGCGAGCAGCTCGCGGTCGAGCACGGATCCGCGGTGGAACGGCACGCCATCGGGCACGAACGACGCGTGCCCGCTCGAGAGGTCGTCGAGGACGACCGTGTCGATGCCCGCCCGCGCGAACGCGGAGACGATGTGCGAACCGATGTAGCCGGCGCCGCCGGTGACCAACCATGTCATGCGGCAACCCTATCGACGGGCGTCCGGCCGCCGGTCACGCGTCGGCGCCGTCCGCGTCGTCCGCGTCGGCGACGGGTGCGGGGGTCGTCGCGAGGAAGGCCTCGCCCTCCCCCGTGACGACGAGGCGGCCCTCGTCGGGCGTGACGAAGACGGCGTCGCCGCGGCGGATCACGACGGACGAGACCTCGCCTCGGAGCGTCACCTCGCCCGCGGTGCAGAGCAGGATGGCCGGCCCGTCGACGACGACGACGCTCGCGCCCGCGTCGCCGTCGGCCGCGTCGCGCGTGGCCGGGGAGACGTGCGCCAGCAGGAAGTCGGGCACGTCCGGCCGGTACAGCTCGACGCCCGGTGCGGCGTGCTCGGGCGCGAGGTACGGGACCGGCAGCGCCTGGAACTCGAGCACGTCCAGGAGCTCGGGGACGTCCACGTGCTTGGGCGTGAGGCCGCCGCGCAGCACGTTGTCGGACGCGGCCATCAGCTCGATCCCGAGCCCGTGCAGGTACGCGTGGATGTTGCCGGCGGGCAGGTAGAGCGCCTCCCCGCGGCGGAGGGTCACGCGGTTGAGGAGGAGCGACGTGACGATGCCGGGATCCCCCGGGTACGCCGCGGCGAGCTCGCGCACCGTGCGCATCTCCGTCGAGAACTCGCGGCACTGCCGGTCGGAGGCGAGGCTCGCGAGCAGCGTGACGCGGTCGACGAGGCGGCGCACCTCGGATCCGCCGCCCATGAGGAAGGCGAACACGTCGCGCAGCACGTCGGCCTCGGAGCCGGTGAGGCGCGAGAGGACGGTGCGGATCACGGCCGGCTCGGAGTCGGGCCCGGACGCGTCGAGCGTGAGCAGCAGCGTGAAGACGTCCCGCACCTCCGCGAGCGGGCGGAAGCCGCAGAGCGCGTGGAACTCGTCGCTGAGCGCGAAGATCAGCTCGGGCTTGTGCAGCGGGTCCTTGTAGTTGCGGTGCGGGGCGTCGATCGGGATGCCGCGCTCCTCCTCGTCGCGGAAGCCGCGGCGCGCGCGGTGCAGGTCCGGGTGGGCCTGCAGCGAGAGCGGGCCGTCGGCGGCGAGCACCTTGAGGAGGAACGGGAGGCCGGGGCCGTCGCCCGGACGGAGGCCGGAGGCGAGCGGGCCGAGGGTGGTCGCGGGGTCCGCGCGGATCCACTCGGCCAGCGTCCCCGCGCCGCCGACCGTCGACGGGTCGACCACGCGCGTGGGCGAGCCGTCGTGCGCTCCGAGCCACAGCTCCGCCTCCGGGCCGCCGGACGGCTCGCGGCCGAGGAGCCCAGCGATGGCGGTCGTCGACCCCCAGGCGTAGTCGCGGGGGGTGTTGGCGAGGGCAGTGAACACGTCGGGATCCTGTCGGGCTTGGCGGCTACCTACAACGCCCGAGCGGGCGCGTCCGGTGCGGACGCGACCAAAGTACCAACCGATGCGGGCGCCGCCGGGACGCCGACCTAGGCTCGGCCGCAGGCGCCCGTCCCCGAGGGCGCTGACGAACCGCAACGGAGCATCGTGTCCCTCACCCCCCTCATCGCCGACTTCTACGGCTACGAGTCCCGCCTCGGCGACCGGGAGAAGGAGTCCCTCGCCGACCTGCGCGCCTACCTCGAGGCCGAGGTCCGACCGCACGTCAACGGGCTCTGGGCCCGCGCCGAGTTCCCCCGCCACGTGGTCGTCGGCCTCGCCGAGCGCGGGATCTTCGGCATGCCCTACCCCGAGACGCGCCCCTTCGAGAACTCGGCCGTGTACCGCGGCTGGGCGGCGCTCGAGCTCGGCCGCATCGACGCGAGCATCGCGACCCTCGTCGGCATGCAGAGCGGGCTCGTGATGGGCAGCGTCGCCGTCGCCGGATCCCCCGAGCAGCGCGCCGAATGGCTGCCGCGCTTCGCCTCCGGGGAGATCCTCGGCTCGTTCGGGCTCACCGAGCCGCTGAGTGGATCCGACTCCGCCCGGGGCCTGCGCACCGTGGCCACGCGTCGCGGCGACGAGTGGAGCATCACGGGATCCAAGCGCTGGATCGGCAACGGCACGGTGAGCGACGTCACCGTCATCTGGGCCAAGGACGCCGATGACGGCCAGGTCACGGGCTTCCTCGTCCCGAACGACTCCCCCGGCTTCCGGGCGACGCGGATCGAGGACAAGCAGGCTCTGCGCATCGTGCAGAACGCGGACATCGAGCTCGACGGCGTCATCGTGCCGGAGCGGAACCGCCTCCAGAACTCGCGCTCCTTCGCCGATACCGCCGCGGTGCTGCGCCTCACGCGCGCCGAGGTCGCGTGGGCCGCCATCGGCATCTCGGTCGGCGCGTACGAGGCCGCCGTCGCCTACACGGGCGAGCGCCAGCAGTTCGGCAAGCCGCTCGGCGCGCACCAGCTCATCCAGGACCTCCTCGTCCGCAGCCTCGGCAACATCACGGCCTCCATCGGGCTGGCCACGCGCGCGTCCGAGATGGTCGACGAGGGCACGCAGTCCGACGAGCACTCGGCCCTGGCCAAGGCGTACGCCACGAGCCGGATGCGCGAGACCGTCGCCTGGTGCCGCGAGGCGTTCGGCGGCAACGGCATCGTGCTCGACTACGACGTGGCGCGCTTCTTCGCTGATGCCGAGGCCATCTACTCCTACGAGGGCACCCGCGAGATGAACACGCTGATCGTCGGCCGCGCGATCACGGGGCACGCGGCCTTCGTCTGATGGACAGCGCGGGCGCGCGGCGCGCAGGCGATCGCCGCGCCGCCGCCCCCGCTCCGCCCAGGCGGCGGGACGCGGCCTCGAGGCCGGATACCCTGATGGGCATGCCCACCGCCAGCCGCCGAGCCCTCCGGAGCTTCGCGACCTTCGTCCTCGTCACCACGTTCGCCGGTGACATGTGGCGCGACAGCCTCAGCTGGTGGGGCTTCGGCGCCATCGCGCTCGCCGTGCTGGTCACCTGCGTCACCCTGCTCGTCCGCTCGCGGCCCCTGCCGCGCGTGCGCGTGCTGCCGATCCCGCTGCTCGCGTTCACGGGGATCGCCGTGCTCTCCATCGCGTGGTCGCAGTACCGGCCGGAGTCGGCGCTCGGCGTCCTCATCCAGCTGTCGACGTCCATCGCGGCGCTGACGCTCGTCGCGCTGCTGTCGTGGTCCGAGATCGTGCAGGCGCTCGGCCGGGCGTACCGGATCATCCTCGGGCTGTCGCTCGCCTTCGAGCTGTTCGTCGCGGTCGTGGTGCGCGGGCCGGTCATGCCGTTCTTCACCGACTACGGGCCCCGATCGCCGGCCGCCTTCGCGTGGACCCGCGGCGAGCTCCTCAGCGGCGGCCGGATCCAGGGCGTCGTCGGCAACGCGAACCTGCTCGCCATGGTGGCGCTGCTCGGCCTCATCGTCTTCTCGCTGCAGTACGCGGCGCGCACGGTCCGCCGGCGTGACGCAGGCATCTGGATCCTCGTCGCCCTCCTCACCCTGACCCTCACCGGCAGCTCCACGGTCCTGGTCGCGCTCCTCATGACCGGCGTCGTCGCCGCGCTCGCGCTCGTCGCCCGACGCGTCGGCATCCGCGGGCGGCTCGTGCTGGCGGGCGGCGTCGCCGTGGCGGCCGTGGTCGGCGCGGGCATCGTCGCCACGCGCACCGCCGAGGTGTTCGAGCTCCTCGGCCGCTCCCCCGACCTGACGGGCCGGTTCCAGATCTGGGAGTCCGTGCTGGGCCTCGCGCAGCAGCAGCCCGTCGTCGGCTGGGGCTGGATCGGCTACTGGGCCCCCTGGGTCCACCCGTTCCAGGGGCTCGCCGTCCGCAGCGGCGTCACGTACCTGCAAGCCCACGACGCCTACCTCGACGTGCTCCTGCAGGTGGGGGCCATCGGGCTGCTCGCCTTCGCCTGCGTCATCGTGACCACCTACGTGCGCTCCTGGTGGGCCGCCATCGACCGACCGCAGCACCGCAGGGACCGCGTCGAGCCGTACTCCACCCTCGCGCTCGCGCCGCTGCTGCTCATGACCGCGCTGGTCGTGCAGAGCCTCGCGGAGAGCCGCCTGCTGTACGAGGGCAACTGGCTGCTGCTCGTCGTCATCGCGATCGCCACGAAGTCCGGCATGGTCGCGCGCGAGGACGTCCCGGGTCCCGACGACGCGCGTCGCCGTCCGGTGCGCGCCGAGGCACCGCGGGCCGCCGCGGTCGCGTCGCCTCCCCCGGTCGACGCCCCGACCCCCGCGGCCGTCCCGTCCGCCTCGGCGCCGTCCGCCGCCCCCGACCCCCGCGTCGTCTGATCCGCGCGGCCGCCCGGTGCCCCGCCGACCGCCCGTGAAGGCCGACGCATGACCCGTCCCAACCGGCTGCCGCTCCCGGAGCGCCTGCCCGACCTCCTCGGGTCGGCGCGCTTCTCGGCCGCGCTCACCCACTGCATCCTCGGCACGGCCGTCCTGTCCCACGCGCTCCGGTCGACCGTGGGCTGGGCCGGGCTCGTCGCGATCGTCACGGCCCTGGTGGCCATGGCGGCGGGATCCCT from Clavibacter michiganensis subsp. insidiosus harbors:
- a CDS encoding O-antigen ligase family protein, producing the protein MPTASRRALRSFATFVLVTTFAGDMWRDSLSWWGFGAIALAVLVTCVTLLVRSRPLPRVRVLPIPLLAFTGIAVLSIAWSQYRPESALGVLIQLSTSIAALTLVALLSWSEIVQALGRAYRIILGLSLAFELFVAVVVRGPVMPFFTDYGPRSPAAFAWTRGELLSGGRIQGVVGNANLLAMVALLGLIVFSLQYAARTVRRRDAGIWILVALLTLTLTGSSTVLVALLMTGVVAALALVARRVGIRGRLVLAGGVAVAAVVGAGIVATRTAEVFELLGRSPDLTGRFQIWESVLGLAQQQPVVGWGWIGYWAPWVHPFQGLAVRSGVTYLQAHDAYLDVLLQVGAIGLLAFACVIVTTYVRSWWAAIDRPQHRRDRVEPYSTLALAPLLLMTALVVQSLAESRLLYEGNWLLLVVIAIATKSGMVAREDVPGPDDARRRPVRAEAPRAAAVASPPPVDAPTPAAVPSASAPSAAPDPRVV
- the manA gene encoding mannose-6-phosphate isomerase, class I — protein: MFTALANTPRDYAWGSTTAIAGLLGREPSGGPEAELWLGAHDGSPTRVVDPSTVGGAGTLAEWIRADPATTLGPLASGLRPGDGPGLPFLLKVLAADGPLSLQAHPDLHRARRGFRDEEERGIPIDAPHRNYKDPLHKPELIFALSDEFHALCGFRPLAEVRDVFTLLLTLDASGPDSEPAVIRTVLSRLTGSEADVLRDVFAFLMGGGSEVRRLVDRVTLLASLASDRQCREFSTEMRTVRELAAAYPGDPGIVTSLLLNRVTLRRGEALYLPAGNIHAYLHGLGIELMAASDNVLRGGLTPKHVDVPELLDVLEFQALPVPYLAPEHAAPGVELYRPDVPDFLLAHVSPATRDAADGDAGASVVVVDGPAILLCTAGEVTLRGEVSSVVIRRGDAVFVTPDEGRLVVTGEGEAFLATTPAPVADADDADGADA
- a CDS encoding acyl-CoA dehydrogenase family protein, whose translation is MSLTPLIADFYGYESRLGDREKESLADLRAYLEAEVRPHVNGLWARAEFPRHVVVGLAERGIFGMPYPETRPFENSAVYRGWAALELGRIDASIATLVGMQSGLVMGSVAVAGSPEQRAEWLPRFASGEILGSFGLTEPLSGSDSARGLRTVATRRGDEWSITGSKRWIGNGTVSDVTVIWAKDADDGQVTGFLVPNDSPGFRATRIEDKQALRIVQNADIELDGVIVPERNRLQNSRSFADTAAVLRLTRAEVAWAAIGISVGAYEAAVAYTGERQQFGKPLGAHQLIQDLLVRSLGNITASIGLATRASEMVDEGTQSDEHSALAKAYATSRMRETVAWCREAFGGNGIVLDYDVARFFADAEAIYSYEGTREMNTLIVGRAITGHAAFV